The following are from one region of the Streptomyces fradiae genome:
- a CDS encoding helix-turn-helix domain-containing protein, producing MWDVKALAAYLGKPTSWVYDNHLREELPSFRVGQQLRFAPAEVRQWLEERCRMVA from the coding sequence ATGTGGGACGTCAAGGCACTTGCTGCCTATCTCGGGAAGCCTACTTCTTGGGTCTACGACAACCACCTCAGGGAGGAACTGCCAAGCTTCCGTGTAGGCCAGCAGCTTCGATTCGCTCCGGCGGAGGTTCGACAGTGGCTAGAAGAGCGATGCCGAATGGTCGCGTGA